The following proteins come from a genomic window of Nostoc sp. ATCC 53789:
- a CDS encoding response regulator: MDNPSVEIDKVQYQVMTLERPKKLKILVVDDEPDNLDLLYRTFRRDFNVLKADSGVNALQVLAAEGEVAVIISDQRMPEMKGTEFLSKTVPQFPDTVRIILTGFTDIEDLVEAINAGQVYKYITKPWDPGELKAVVQRAAETYDLLKQRTEELRRAHAQMALLSVLVQVTQAASSLEETLAPIAKAVSETFGTEGCILQLTHGNTLIATQGTYSDTGKIENWLSLDPLTTQAIATGQMQVSLNIPKDTKLIDATHYQNTGVQAHLVIPISYHNELLGVLSLQWKQPCTLREDELMLINLSAQLVAIALTSSGYHQPIV; encoded by the coding sequence ATGGATAATCCCAGTGTCGAAATTGATAAAGTCCAATATCAAGTAATGACTCTCGAACGACCAAAAAAGCTGAAAATCTTGGTAGTTGACGATGAGCCAGATAATCTCGATCTCCTTTATCGCACCTTTCGACGCGACTTTAATGTTCTGAAAGCTGATAGTGGAGTGAACGCTCTACAAGTTTTGGCCGCAGAAGGGGAGGTAGCTGTGATTATCTCCGATCAACGGATGCCAGAAATGAAAGGAACTGAATTTCTGAGCAAAACTGTACCTCAGTTTCCCGATACGGTGAGGATAATTCTCACCGGATTTACTGATATTGAAGACTTGGTAGAGGCGATTAATGCTGGACAAGTCTACAAATATATCACCAAGCCTTGGGACCCAGGAGAACTCAAGGCAGTGGTGCAAAGAGCAGCAGAAACCTACGACTTGCTCAAGCAACGTACAGAAGAATTACGCCGCGCTCATGCTCAAATGGCGCTGCTGAGTGTTTTAGTACAGGTAACTCAAGCAGCTTCTAGTTTAGAGGAAACTCTTGCTCCAATCGCCAAGGCTGTGAGTGAGACTTTTGGGACAGAAGGCTGTATTTTACAACTTACACATGGAAATACTCTGATTGCAACTCAAGGAACTTACAGCGATACAGGTAAAATAGAGAATTGGCTATCTCTTGACCCACTAACAACGCAAGCGATCGCCACTGGGCAAATGCAAGTTTCTTTAAATATACCTAAAGACACTAAACTAATTGATGCTACTCACTACCAAAATACTGGTGTGCAAGCACATTTAGTTATCCCAATTAGCTACCATAATGAACTTTTGGGCGTATTATCGCTACAGTGGAAACAACCTTGCACTTTGCGGGAAGATGAATTAATGCTAATTAATTTATCAGCACAACTGGTAGCGATCGCTCTGACTAGCAGTGGATACCATCAACCCATTGTGTAG
- a CDS encoding RuBisCO accumulation factor 1, which yields MTDLPPNAQNPEENATNDVAQELLRRLRQKQGNWVEWGTAIASLLKTGYNPQEIFEATGFEPIQQNQVVVGSQVYNSLENSGVSEETRSHYAIRGSDVLYELRLLTQEERAAAAELIFFHNVDADEARDIAKAIKEFSYYRTLPEGFSAHPGDAVAHQVWKLARQNADLQQRSRLIAKGLRFAHTPGARQKIEQLLTDFTTVPQRPAPILPFYRLEFEEQLPRILPVVGELPLSRQDLQAVPILTEIEPFRLVKFSGEQAWVPLPGWQVLLAAEDPVVILANSDRFPIQTQSQVGPVVVVIDRAKREWDASSYFVVEKGGELDFQWFETEPEIPLLGQIIIIVRPKKILDEELTKDSWQIDE from the coding sequence ATGACTGATCTACCACCCAACGCTCAGAATCCCGAAGAAAATGCTACCAACGATGTAGCACAAGAGTTACTACGAAGACTGAGGCAAAAACAAGGCAACTGGGTGGAATGGGGAACGGCGATCGCCTCGTTGCTAAAAACCGGTTACAACCCCCAAGAAATTTTTGAGGCGACTGGATTTGAGCCAATTCAACAAAATCAGGTAGTTGTTGGTTCTCAAGTTTACAATTCTTTGGAAAACTCTGGAGTATCGGAAGAAACGCGATCGCACTATGCCATACGCGGCAGTGATGTTTTATATGAACTCCGTTTGCTCACCCAAGAAGAACGCGCCGCCGCTGCCGAACTGATCTTCTTCCACAATGTTGATGCTGATGAGGCACGGGATATAGCAAAAGCAATTAAAGAATTCTCCTATTACCGCACTTTACCAGAAGGGTTTTCTGCCCATCCTGGAGATGCTGTTGCTCATCAAGTTTGGAAACTGGCACGCCAAAATGCAGATTTACAACAGCGATCGCGCCTAATCGCCAAAGGTTTACGTTTTGCTCATACGCCAGGTGCAAGGCAAAAAATCGAACAACTACTGACTGATTTTACTACCGTTCCCCAGCGTCCAGCGCCAATTTTACCCTTTTACCGTCTGGAATTTGAAGAACAATTACCCCGAATTTTGCCCGTAGTGGGTGAGTTGCCATTATCACGGCAAGATTTGCAAGCTGTGCCAATATTGACAGAAATTGAACCATTTCGTCTGGTTAAGTTTTCTGGAGAGCAAGCTTGGGTTCCATTACCAGGATGGCAAGTGCTATTGGCGGCAGAAGATCCAGTAGTGATTTTAGCGAATAGCGATCGCTTTCCCATCCAAACCCAAAGCCAAGTTGGGCCCGTTGTAGTTGTGATAGATCGTGCCAAACGAGAATGGGATGCCTCTAGCTATTTTGTTGTTGAAAAGGGTGGTGAATTAGATTTTCAGTGGTTTGAAACTGAGCCAGAAATTCCTTTACTAGGACAAATTATTATCATTGTGCGTCCTAAGAAAATTCTGGATGAAGAATTAACTAAGGATTCCTGGCAAATTGATGAATAA
- a CDS encoding ATP-binding protein: MKIQKIITQGLSLSNNAISYHVSQELAAIYPKKALLESNDSSFNLEKYAEANFCKIKHDNHIHNQILTGWNGMDNEIYKYNENARFQVSWQGNKLDVVLMSWNEGYCKTRYSWILADTSEVAEKFFAAVCEWNSEIRDELLVFEDGCWDKNPELFQSIQSSTFENLVLHKTLKQDIQDDLINFFASRETYANYSVPWKRGILFIGSPGNGKTHTVKALINQMQQPCLYVKSFKSEYATDSDNIRKVFKQARQSAPCVLVLEDIDSLLNDENRSFFLNELDGFASNQGIVTIATTNHPERLDSAISDRPSRFDRKYHFDLPAFPERETYITLWNDKLNSEMGLSEQAVNQMAALTEGFSFAYLKELFLSSMIRWIGAMETGGLEKIMISQVAILREQMSSTTVSNKDLEN, from the coding sequence ATGAAAATTCAAAAAATAATTACACAAGGTCTTAGCTTATCTAATAATGCTATTTCCTATCATGTTAGTCAGGAGCTAGCAGCTATTTATCCTAAAAAAGCATTGCTAGAAAGTAATGATAGTTCTTTCAATTTAGAAAAGTACGCTGAGGCAAATTTCTGCAAAATTAAACATGATAATCATATCCATAACCAGATACTTACTGGTTGGAATGGCATGGATAACGAGATTTATAAATATAATGAAAATGCCAGATTTCAAGTTTCATGGCAAGGAAATAAACTTGATGTTGTCTTAATGAGTTGGAATGAAGGTTATTGTAAAACTCGTTATTCTTGGATTTTGGCAGATACTTCAGAAGTAGCTGAAAAGTTTTTTGCCGCAGTTTGTGAGTGGAACTCAGAAATTCGTGATGAACTGTTAGTTTTTGAAGATGGTTGCTGGGATAAAAATCCCGAACTCTTTCAATCTATTCAAAGCTCAACTTTTGAAAATCTAGTTTTGCATAAAACTCTTAAACAAGATATTCAAGATGACCTAATAAACTTCTTTGCCTCCCGCGAAACTTACGCAAATTATAGCGTTCCTTGGAAACGTGGCATTTTATTTATTGGCTCACCAGGAAATGGAAAAACGCATACAGTTAAAGCGTTGATTAACCAAATGCAGCAGCCTTGCTTATACGTTAAAAGCTTTAAGTCTGAATATGCTACTGATAGCGACAATATCCGTAAAGTATTCAAACAAGCACGGCAATCTGCCCCTTGTGTTTTGGTATTAGAAGATATTGATTCTCTCTTAAATGATGAAAACCGCTCTTTCTTTTTAAATGAGCTTGATGGTTTTGCCTCTAATCAAGGAATTGTGACTATTGCAACCACTAATCATCCAGAACGTTTAGATTCAGCAATTAGCGATCGCCCCAGCCGCTTTGATCGGAAATATCATTTTGATCTGCCAGCGTTTCCAGAACGAGAAACCTACATCACATTGTGGAATGATAAATTAAACAGTGAAATGGGATTATCTGAGCAGGCTGTAAATCAGATGGCTGCATTGACAGAAGGCTTTTCTTTTGCCTACCTCAAAGAATTATTTCTCTCATCAATGATTCGTTGGATAGGAGCGATGGAAACTGGGGGATTAGAGAAGATCATGATTTCTCAAGTTGCAATTTTGCGAGAACAAATGAGCAGCACAACTGTTAGCAACAAAGATTTAGAAAATTAA
- a CDS encoding ATP-dependent helicase codes for MSDSKFTTPVAQESLHSELSERSPVPNLREKILAIRNSLRPGQQQMADWGSGPLAISAVPGAGKSTGMAAAAAIAIARQYERYAQSRPSSRRHLVVVTFTRSAAANIKAKIRKFLRDDLSLPQTGFFVYTLHGLALNIASRHSDLSGLQLENVTLITPTQSHRFIRTAVEQWIANNPGIYLRLLEGHQFDGEETERLRRQSVLRTEVLPELANTVIHEAKSSGISPEKLREWSKQTTDEYTILSVAAGLYEQYQNLMRSRDFIDYDDMILAALRVLENDSARRIEQNQVFAVFEDEAQDSSPLQTQLLEILASDGHKGDKSSILTPHTSLNLVRVGDPNQAINSTFTPADPIYFRQFCEECDRIERLATMDQAGRSTRIIIEAANFALKWINNQSLAKTNNGQQTPDNRQVPFRLQTIRPVETGDPQKNANPAPIGRGLELYTPHDIHHTVELLSQRVIELFGEDPTQNSAAILVRENRQGRWLSEALAPVCKEHNITLYDVGERDRRSHVPQEILALLQFCDRPHSPDYLKSALEALVQRQLIPTQDLNALASLPEEFLYPGPLAAPQTETVQKAARLCRNLLRARLELPLYQLISFLALTLNYDQAELATADKLAERVNQQIAGNSSMGGMLSALSEIVSSERFEPVETEDSEERYTRRGQLTIITMHKAKGLDWDYVFLPFLHENLIPGRFWVPPQSQFLGDFTLSEVARAQIRAALHGESTIPDVTEAWEQAKHLKISEEYRLLYVAMTRAKRLVWMSAAQKAPFTWSKPENLQEQAPCPVFPALKRQFPECVANLAVMAK; via the coding sequence ATGTCAGACTCTAAATTTACTACTCCTGTGGCTCAAGAATCCCTCCACTCAGAATTGTCTGAGCGATCGCCTGTTCCTAACCTGAGGGAGAAGATTCTCGCAATTCGCAACAGTCTACGCCCTGGACAACAACAAATGGCTGACTGGGGATCTGGTCCTTTGGCTATTTCTGCCGTTCCTGGTGCAGGCAAATCTACTGGGATGGCGGCGGCGGCGGCGATCGCGATCGCCCGTCAATATGAACGTTATGCCCAGTCGCGCCCATCCTCGCGTCGTCATTTGGTAGTCGTCACCTTTACTCGCTCTGCTGCTGCCAATATTAAAGCGAAGATCCGCAAATTTTTACGAGATGATTTATCTTTACCCCAGACGGGATTTTTTGTCTATACTCTACATGGTTTAGCGTTAAATATTGCTAGCCGCCATTCGGATTTATCCGGTTTGCAGTTAGAAAATGTCACATTAATTACACCAACTCAAAGTCATCGCTTTATCCGAACTGCTGTAGAGCAATGGATTGCCAATAATCCCGGAATATATTTACGGTTATTAGAAGGTCATCAATTTGACGGAGAAGAGACAGAAAGGTTGCGTCGTCAATCGGTGCTACGAACAGAAGTATTGCCGGAATTGGCGAATACGGTAATTCATGAAGCAAAAAGTTCTGGGATATCGCCAGAAAAACTGCGGGAGTGGAGTAAACAAACCACAGACGAATATACAATTTTGAGCGTAGCGGCGGGATTGTATGAGCAATATCAAAACTTAATGCGATCGCGTGACTTTATCGATTACGACGATATGATTTTAGCCGCACTGCGCGTTTTAGAAAACGACAGCGCCCGCCGCATTGAGCAAAACCAAGTTTTCGCCGTCTTTGAAGATGAAGCCCAAGATTCTAGCCCCCTACAGACACAACTGCTAGAAATTTTGGCGAGTGATGGGCACAAAGGTGATAAATCATCAATCCTGACTCCTCACACCTCACTAAATTTAGTCCGAGTTGGCGACCCCAACCAAGCAATTAACTCTACCTTTACCCCAGCCGATCCGATTTATTTTCGGCAATTTTGCGAAGAGTGCGATCGCATCGAACGATTGGCAACAATGGATCAAGCTGGTCGCAGTACGAGAATTATCATTGAAGCTGCTAACTTTGCCCTCAAATGGATCAATAATCAATCCTTAGCAAAAACGAATAACGGACAACAGACTCCTGACAACCGACAAGTACCATTTCGCTTGCAGACAATTCGCCCTGTTGAAACAGGCGATCCACAAAAGAACGCCAACCCAGCACCAATCGGACGGGGATTAGAACTTTATACCCCGCATGACATTCATCACACCGTTGAATTATTGTCTCAAAGAGTAATCGAGTTATTTGGCGAAGACCCAACACAAAATAGTGCAGCGATTTTAGTACGGGAAAATCGCCAAGGAAGATGGTTATCAGAGGCTCTAGCACCTGTATGCAAAGAGCATAATATTACACTTTACGATGTGGGAGAACGCGATCGCCGTTCCCATGTTCCCCAAGAGATTTTAGCATTGCTGCAATTTTGCGATCGCCCCCACTCCCCGGATTACCTGAAATCCGCCTTAGAAGCATTAGTACAGCGCCAGTTAATTCCTACTCAAGACCTCAACGCCCTTGCTAGTCTCCCAGAAGAATTTTTGTATCCAGGCCCCCTAGCAGCACCCCAGACAGAAACAGTCCAAAAGGCTGCACGCTTGTGCCGCAATTTACTTCGCGCCCGCTTGGAATTGCCCCTGTACCAGCTAATTTCCTTTCTCGCCTTGACTTTAAATTACGACCAGGCAGAATTAGCAACTGCTGACAAACTTGCAGAACGGGTAAACCAGCAGATAGCTGGCAATAGTTCAATGGGGGGAATGCTGTCAGCCTTAAGTGAAATCGTCAGTTCCGAACGGTTTGAACCAGTGGAAACTGAAGATTCGGAAGAACGTTACACTCGTCGCGGTCAACTGACCATTATTACCATGCACAAAGCCAAAGGGCTAGATTGGGACTATGTATTTCTTCCCTTTCTCCACGAAAACTTGATTCCTGGTAGATTTTGGGTTCCTCCCCAAAGCCAGTTTTTAGGTGACTTTACCTTATCAGAAGTAGCCCGCGCCCAAATTCGGGCTGCTCTCCACGGGGAATCTACCATACCAGATGTTACGGAAGCATGGGAACAAGCAAAGCATTTGAAAATATCTGAGGAGTACCGTTTACTCTACGTTGCGATGACACGGGCCAAGCGTCTGGTATGGATGTCAGCAGCGCAGAAAGCCCCCTTTACTTGGAGTAAACCAGAGAATTTACAAGAACAAGCGCCTTGCCCGGTATTTCCAGCGTTAAAGCGCCAATTTCCTGAATGTGTGGCGAATTTAGCGGTAATGGCTAAATAA
- a CDS encoding GNAT family N-acetyltransferase, with protein sequence MLIQQDEIAIRLMQDEIYDYELLAKWLTDAQVLQFYEGRDNPFPLERIIETYKPMIERDDPVVPCVFYYQNIPIGYLQYCALNDLSQTDRQLYHLEQTDYVYGIDLFIGETDYWNKGIGTKILSAIITYIFEHLQAHKIVIDPHVDNPRAIRCYEKCGFVKLKLLPAHELHEGKYSDCWLMAIDRKNPLHP encoded by the coding sequence ATGCTAATTCAACAAGACGAAATAGCTATTCGTCTAATGCAAGATGAAATTTATGATTATGAGTTGCTCGCAAAATGGTTAACTGATGCACAAGTTTTGCAATTTTATGAAGGAAGAGATAATCCTTTTCCTTTAGAAAGAATTATAGAAACGTACAAACCTATGATCGAGAGAGATGATCCGGTTGTTCCGTGTGTGTTCTACTATCAAAATATTCCCATTGGTTATTTGCAGTATTGTGCGCTCAATGACTTATCCCAAACTGATAGACAATTGTATCATCTTGAACAAACTGATTATGTCTACGGAATTGATTTGTTCATAGGTGAAACCGACTATTGGAATAAGGGAATTGGTACAAAAATCCTGTCAGCAATTATCACCTATATTTTTGAACATCTGCAAGCTCATAAAATTGTCATAGACCCGCACGTTGATAATCCTCGTGCCATTCGCTGCTATGAAAAATGCGGTTTTGTGAAATTAAAGTTATTGCCAGCCCATGAACTACATGAAGGGAAATACTCAGATTGTTGGCTTATGGCAATAGACCGAAAAAATCCGTTGCACCCCTAA
- a CDS encoding ChaB family protein, giving the protein MADKTINELPNEIREQLPEHAQQIFVAALNAAQSNGFSEEGARDVAWNSVKNEYEPGNDGKWQRKPEDTAIHNKAVTSGGN; this is encoded by the coding sequence ATGGCTGATAAAACAATAAATGAATTGCCCAATGAAATTAGAGAACAGTTACCTGAACACGCACAGCAGATTTTTGTAGCAGCATTAAATGCCGCTCAAAGTAATGGTTTTAGTGAAGAGGGTGCGCGTGATGTTGCTTGGAATAGTGTAAAGAATGAATACGAACCGGGCAACGATGGTAAATGGCAGAGAAAACCTGAAGACACTGCTATACATAATAAAGCTGTTACGTCTGGTGGCAATTAA
- a CDS encoding DUF1345 domain-containing protein, with translation MKLNLFKNFDPRPRLIIAVALAVLISVILPRWLHLPTRILCAWNFGADFFLAVTWWKMIEATPEKIRRYAENQYEGHLAIFMLVIAAACASVLAIGFLLTDKKELSTILLILHVILAIMTIVGSWLLVHTMFAVQYAHSYYKYINRNHSEEIIAGLDFPNNDSPDYWEFLYYSFVIGMTSQVSDVETRSREMRRLTLLHSILSFFFNTTILAMSINIIASLI, from the coding sequence GTGAAACTTAACTTATTTAAAAACTTTGACCCTCGACCCAGACTTATAATTGCTGTCGCACTCGCTGTATTAATTTCAGTAATACTTCCACGTTGGCTGCACTTACCGACTCGCATTCTCTGCGCTTGGAACTTTGGTGCTGACTTTTTCTTAGCCGTAACTTGGTGGAAAATGATCGAGGCTACACCAGAAAAAATTCGCCGTTATGCTGAGAATCAATATGAAGGACATTTAGCTATATTCATGCTGGTGATAGCTGCGGCTTGTGCTAGTGTTTTAGCCATTGGGTTTTTACTAACTGATAAAAAAGAGTTGTCAACAATTCTGCTTATTCTACATGTCATACTTGCAATTATGACCATTGTCGGTTCATGGCTATTAGTACATACAATGTTTGCAGTGCAATATGCACACAGCTATTACAAATATATTAATCGTAATCATAGTGAAGAAATTATCGCAGGTTTAGATTTTCCTAATAACGACTCTCCAGACTATTGGGAATTTTTATATTATTCATTTGTAATTGGCATGACAAGCCAAGTTTCAGATGTGGAGACGAGATCGCGCGAGATGAGACGCTTGACTTTGTTGCATAGCATATTATCGTTCTTTTTCAATACCACAATTTTAGCCATGAGTATCAATATCATTGCATCGCTGATTTAA
- a CDS encoding DUF1499 domain-containing protein — translation MVFAGKRPNNLGVSNGKLASCPNSPNCVSSQSADAAHKIAPLTFTSSPQEAIANLKEIIQSLPRTKIITESQDYLYAEFKSALLGFVDDVEFYLDRNANTIQVRSASRLGQSDLGVNRQRIETIRAKLK, via the coding sequence ATGGTTTTTGCTGGCAAACGACCGAATAATTTAGGTGTTAGCAACGGTAAATTAGCATCCTGTCCTAACTCTCCTAACTGTGTTTCCAGTCAGAGTGCAGATGCAGCCCACAAAATTGCACCATTGACTTTTACGTCTAGCCCACAAGAAGCGATCGCTAATCTTAAAGAGATTATTCAGTCCTTACCAAGAACCAAAATTATTACCGAAAGCCAAGATTATTTATATGCAGAATTTAAAAGTGCTTTATTGGGATTTGTGGATGATGTAGAGTTTTATCTAGACCGAAATGCCAATACGATCCAAGTTCGTTCCGCTTCACGCTTAGGTCAAAGCGATTTGGGTGTTAATCGTCAACGAATAGAAACGATTAGAGCCAAGTTGAAATAA
- a CDS encoding alanine--glyoxylate aminotransferase family protein — protein sequence MTQTISINDSGRLQLTPLEIPSRLLLGPGPSNAHPTVLQAMNTSPVGHLDPAFLALMDEIQSLLRYVWQTENPLTIAVSGTGTAAMEATIANAVEPGDIVLIGVAGYFGNRLVDMAGRYGADVRTITKPWGQVFNLDELKTALETHRPAILALVHAETSTGARQPLEGVADLCNEFGTLLLVDTVTSLGGVPLFLDAWGVDLAYSCSQKGLGCPPGASPFTMSARAVEKLQQRQSKVANWYLDMLLLGKYWGAERTYHHTAPINLYYALREALRLLAEEGLANSWQRHQKNVEYLWEGLENLGLSMHVEQEYRLPTLTTVCIPAEVDGKAIARQLLNEHNIEIGGGLGELAGLVWRVGLMGFNSRKESVDQLLAALRQVLPK from the coding sequence ATGACGCAAACAATTTCAATCAACGACTCCGGGCGTTTGCAACTCACACCGCTAGAAATCCCATCCCGTCTACTGTTAGGGCCTGGGCCATCCAATGCCCATCCCACAGTTCTCCAAGCGATGAATACCTCACCAGTTGGGCATCTTGACCCAGCTTTTCTCGCCCTCATGGATGAAATTCAGTCATTGCTACGCTACGTATGGCAGACAGAAAACCCACTCACCATTGCAGTCAGTGGTACGGGAACAGCCGCAATGGAAGCAACGATCGCTAATGCTGTTGAACCTGGTGATATAGTTTTGATTGGTGTGGCTGGTTACTTTGGTAATCGCCTCGTAGATATGGCTGGACGTTATGGTGCTGATGTCCGAACCATTACCAAGCCTTGGGGACAAGTCTTCAATCTAGATGAACTCAAAACAGCCCTAGAAACTCATCGTCCGGCTATTTTGGCTCTAGTTCATGCCGAAACCTCAACAGGCGCACGGCAACCATTAGAAGGAGTTGCTGATTTATGCAATGAATTTGGCACTTTGCTGCTGGTGGATACTGTGACAAGTTTGGGTGGCGTTCCGTTATTTTTGGATGCCTGGGGAGTTGACTTAGCTTATAGTTGTAGCCAAAAAGGGTTGGGTTGTCCGCCTGGTGCTTCGCCTTTTACGATGAGTGCGCGTGCAGTTGAGAAATTGCAACAGCGCCAAAGTAAGGTTGCAAACTGGTATTTGGATATGTTGTTACTGGGTAAGTATTGGGGCGCTGAACGCACCTATCACCATACAGCACCCATTAATTTATATTATGCCTTGCGGGAAGCACTACGTTTGCTTGCAGAAGAGGGATTAGCAAACTCTTGGCAGAGGCATCAAAAAAACGTAGAGTATCTCTGGGAAGGGTTAGAGAATTTAGGACTGAGTATGCATGTTGAGCAGGAGTATAGACTACCAACGCTTACCACTGTCTGTATTCCAGCAGAAGTAGATGGGAAAGCGATCGCACGGCAGTTACTCAATGAACATAATATTGAAATTGGCGGTGGTCTTGGCGAACTAGCAGGTCTTGTCTGGCGCGTGGGATTGATGGGCTTTAATAGTCGAAAGGAAAGTGTTGACCAACTTTTAGCAGCACTGCGGCAGGTTTTACCTAAGTAG
- a CDS encoding response regulator, which produces MEPSGTLAGLDILVIEDDNDTRFFITTVLEMDGARVIPVISADAAHKVLSELQPDVLISDIGLPGEDGYTFIRKFRALKSNNCGRVPAIALTAYADAEARIRALEGGFDTHVSKPIDPDELVEIVANLVASCNW; this is translated from the coding sequence ATGGAACCTTCTGGAACTCTTGCTGGTTTAGATATTCTGGTAATTGAGGATGATAATGATACTCGCTTTTTCATCACTACTGTGTTGGAAATGGATGGAGCAAGAGTTATACCAGTAATATCAGCGGATGCGGCGCACAAGGTATTGTCCGAATTACAGCCCGATGTTTTAATTTCTGATATTGGGTTGCCTGGGGAGGATGGCTACACTTTCATCCGCAAATTTCGTGCGCTCAAATCAAACAATTGTGGACGAGTCCCAGCTATTGCTTTAACAGCTTATGCTGATGCTGAAGCTCGTATCCGTGCCTTGGAAGGTGGCTTTGACACTCATGTATCTAAACCAATTGATCCAGACGAACTAGTTGAGATAGTAGCTAACTTGGTTGCTTCTTGTAATTGGTAA